In the Myxocyprinus asiaticus isolate MX2 ecotype Aquarium Trade chromosome 31, UBuf_Myxa_2, whole genome shotgun sequence genome, aaagtgggcttacattgactgatccaatcaaaaagaagattcatttgtttatagaacttgtgatgttatgaaatgccaaatatgATTGAATataacaggaaatggtgcacccttttctgaagtggttattttgaataagcaaaaTCTGaatttgttacttaaaaaaagCTTCTTTCTGTCTCAAAAGGATTTGCCCTCTAACTATTGCCCAAATATCTACACTTTATcactataattattatgttttttgcttCCTGATGTTTAGCCAGAGTACTTGGCTTTGGAAGAGCTTTGCCAAGAGTTTGCTGTCGAGCTTCTTGGAATGTGTCGTAACCAGATTGAGGTCACCACCATTCTGAACAGTGCTGAGGGAGACAGTGAGGATGAAGAACTGGATAAACAGGCATTTGAGGAAGGCATTCCCAACCTTGCTCGTCTTCGTCTGGCTGTCAACTACAATCAAAAGCAGGTAGAGCTGAAATGTGATAAAAGACATGTATCTAGGTCTTAGAGTCTGTACTGTagaaatagttaacccaaaaacagaaaaataacagcatatgggttttaaatgatatgaggctgagtaaatactgacagaaatttcatttgggGTTATGAACCTAAGTCTAAGTCTAAGGAAACTGGTCACGGAAATTCAGCTAACACACTGTCTTAGACTGCCCATACAGATGGATTTGTGGAGAACCACAGGTCACGTAAACGTAATTGTTCAACGGCACTCATTTGTTTGACCCCATGTGTTGTTGCCATATGGGATTCCTGGTTGATTGACAGTTGGCCAGGAGGACTGACTGTTTGCTCTCCCTCTTCTAGTTTGTGACTCATCCCATCTGCCAGCAAGTGCTCTCCTCCATTTGGTGCGGTAGCATCTCGGGTTGGCGGGGGAGCCGAACTGCCTGGAAACTGCTGGTGTCTTTGGGGATTTTTATCACCATGCCATTCCTGTGCCTCGTTTACTGGATCGCCCCAAAGTCCAAAGTTAGTTTGAGTCACCTGTTGTCAAAAACTTGTATCTCCTTCAGGGATTAGCAAATGTTGTTGGCATAGTGACTGTGAATTATATCAGTAAAGTCTCTCATTGGAAGGACAAACAGATAGTACCACCtcaaaactcatgccattggttgagccaatgttgctgtgtcaggctggtactttttggggaaatcaaccaacaaatggcttacttatagttgtctacaTATAAAGTTGGAATAATGTGTTGAcctattttctattgaaacaggaagtttaagaaacacattttgaagAGCTTTTGTCAACTTTTTGGAATACACTAGCACATAGATGGCTCTTAAGCTAATAGACAtgtactaaaagccacaaaactcccattTTGATATCTTGAGGTCATACCatcaaaacaattacacacatcaTCATTAAATAACATGACAATTGCTAAGTGACTTATAACATGAGTTGCTTAAATCAATCACAAGGCCTGGTGCATCAATGTAAGCTGATTTATTCAGCATAAAGCTTATGAGGTTTGATTCATTTGATGtgttaaataatttatatgcacaTGTATAATATCTAAATTGTTTTGGCAGCTGGGTAAAATGTTGAAGGTTCCCGTCATTAAGTTCCTGTTACACTCGGCTTCATACATGTGGTTCCTCATCGCCCTCTTGGCTGAGTCGATCTTCATGGAGATCTACCGCACCGATTTCGCCTCCCGAAAACAGAACATTCTTCATAACTCTCTCCACATGATATGGGTTGCGGGTAGGTTTTCCCTGCCAAATAAATATCCATAGAAAAGTCATTTATGTTTTTGAGTTCTAACCGTAATTGCCCGTGGTTAATATGGAGTGAGTAATGTAATCAATAAATACACACTGTCTTCAAcagtatttctgtcttgtttttgagcaaaaatatctaaaaatccttaaaaaaaaaactaaaaaaaacaaaaactatttgacttgttttaaatttattttaatgaaacattGTCACTTCAACTGTTGAATtcaattcaattgttttcaaaaaatatactgtatctaaAAAGACcctattttatgccattttttttttcttgatttaaacattatgaaaaataaactttattcattatacattctctaaaaacaaatcttattatcttttaaataatagagaattataattatatactaaattatctttttATCATTGAGAATCAAAATACATAACAGTAAAATTATTGaaacatccataaaacaagatacattcttGATATTTAGCATATGATATTAAGCTTTAacctaacaaaatttagtgaggttaatgcctaaaaaaaaaaaaaaaaacttcattcaagatatattctttgaaaataaGTCctattatcttacacaattttgcttctgttttaattttgttatctTGTATTAAGGATGTCTACATATttatttactggaaaacaagacaaaaataatcactaaaaaaaagtttgtgaacattattgtttcaataatttttttcatgttgctTCAAAAGGTTTCTTCTGGTTTGAGTGTAAGGAAGTCTGGATTGAGGGTTTGAAAAGTTACTTCCTGGATATGTGGAATATTCTGGATATGATGGTGCTTAGCATGTATCTGGCTTCCTTTGCACTGCGTATTGTCATCATGCTAAAGGGATATTTCCTCTGTCAAGACTCCAGCACTCAAAACCAGTGTGACTACTTCACTAACTCAGGTGGTTCTGctaatttattattagtagttgTTGTAAAATTATTAGTATTAGTAGAAGTATTATTAACAAAGAACTACTGTATCACatgttaaatgtgctgtaagcctGTGCTTCTCAATCCTGGTCCAGCACTGCGCAATTTGGATGTTGCCCTTATCTGACAGCTTTTGGGGGTATTAAGGTAGAAATAAAGTATCTAAGGTAAAAATGTATAGTAGCTTTTAGAGACACAATGAACAGGCCTATTCAGGGCTTAGCTTGTTTTTTTGCCAGACATCTGGACTTATCCACTGTCTGTACGTTACCTCTGAACAGTGCGAGAGAACTGGAAACAGGAGGATCCTCAGTTGATTGCAGAGACTCTCTTTGCTGTGACGAGTATGCTCAGTTTCACACGTCTCGCCTACATTCTGCCAGCGCATGAATCCCTGGGAACCCTGCAGATCTCCATGGGAAGAATGATTGATGACATGATGAGGTCTAGTCTTTGGCTTTGGACTTTTGGATTCCAATACTTTTTTAAGTAAACATGACCATTAAAGTCTTTCCTCTACAGGTTCATGTTCATCCTCATGATTATTGGAACAGCGTTTCTGTGTGGAATAAACAACATATATGTCCCGTACATTGTTTCTCCACATCTCGGCAGGTGAGAAAGAAACGTAAAAAAATGAAAGTCACTTGACCCAGGAGACACACCCTAAAACTATTTGTCTTTTGTGTCCATTTTAGATTGAATGAAACATTTAACTTCCTCTTCTGGACTATGTTTGGAATGGCAAACCAGGAATATGTGGACATGCCTGATTACGTTTTAGCTGAGTTTGTGGGAAGGATCTTCTATGGGATATTTACACTGCTTATTGTCATAGTGCTGTTAAACATGCTCATCGCCATGATCTCTAATTCGTTTCAAAAGATTGAGGTGAGAAGAACAGTGTGAAGTGTCATATGAAGAATGATTATGAAGGACTTTTACCTTCAAATATGCTAATAATTGAGAAAACTTGAGGGTCATCTGCAGGTTTATAGATCATTTTCCATTTGCATTAACCTGTATGTTCATTATGCCTCTTCCTCACAGGATGATGCGGATGTTGAGTGGAAGTTTGCACGCTCAAAACTCTACCTCAGTTACTTCAGGGAGGGTCTCACTATGCCAGCTCCATTTAATATCATCCCATCAccaaaggctgtgttttatatcTTTAGGTAGGATTACTAAGTAGGAAATGCTGGGATGCTTATGATTTAATCAAACCCTGTATAGTGACTCCATAGTGCAcattggctctgttccaaaacctagtgagttgtcTATACCGTTCATAGGCAGGGAGCATCCTAACTAAAATTAAACTTCATAAGTGACCCATTTAGAACACTCTCCATAGGCAGCAACTGTATAAGGTGTTGGTCATACAAATATCACTAAACAGAAAATGGATTTCAATGGAGTTTGGCATTTGCATGTGATAAgcataaaaatgtacaaaacacacacattttgggtaaaatggtccattttgaatttgattgaattttgatCAATCTTTGGACCCACtatatattaggtgtctttaacaacTATGCAATAACTTTAAAATagatacaatacaatgtatttattgtgtaactacatgttattCTGCAATATTCTTACAAGATTCAtattgctactgaggttgaggtactggTAGGGGGaaggttagggtttagattagggttaggttttagAGTatgggttggggtagggttaggtttaggattaggggtaaagtAGGCAGTGTAATACAGacgtaattaaatgcaggtactttaaatgtaagtacaatgcaacaacgtACTTTATgtactttataaatacattgtaacaagtgcttaagtacatagtagttaaagacacctaatataaaatgggaCCAAATAAGGTATCTAAGAAAGCAACATAATCATGCTGTTTACCTTTTGGAATAGCCTTTGCACCAGGAGCACCTTAAATTGCTACCTACGTAGGCCGCTCAGTTTTGGAACAGAAACTTTGTCTCCCAGCCAGTGTTATTGAACTCTTATGGTGTTTTTACCTCAGGCTTTACATCATTTTAGTCCAAATGTGACCTTTTGTTCTCTTTGTTTTGCGTAGAGGCATCTGCCAAAAGTTTTGCTGTTGCTGTAACAAGAAAACCCCAGAATATCCTCCTATCACCTCTGTGGTGAGTATCTGCTGGGTGACTATCTATGGATCCTCCATGTTTCTTGGTTAAATTGATAAGCCGATGAGGTGTTTTTCATATTCTTTTATTAGTCTAGCAACACCCTGAATAGCAGCGGAGGTCAAGGTGAGGGCAGAGTGTCATACAGCCTGCAGGTCACTAAAGCTCTAGTGCACCGCTACATCGAGGCCGCACGAAGAGAATTTGAAGAGAGCAAGCGTAAAGGTAGGTAACATCTCAAAGTCAATACGAATGACATATATAGCTTCAAATAATTGGAGATTCAAAACACTGATTATGTGGAATTCGTTCtaagtatttttgtattgttttccagtagaaAATTGTAACGTTTATACCCATAACAAGAAACAAATATTTGCCAAtgagataagaaaaaaaaaaaaactagaaatgtatttttcttaccaAAATTTGTTAGAatactctgaaaacaagactgaatatcttatgccattctgcttctcaagtaattttttccttgttttaacctcctgagacccgagcgtgactgctgtgagcattttccatttccctttttgatttgtaactagtagcatctaataaacaaaacaaaaacaacattctAGAGCAAATTTTTTTCCTAAAAAATGATGGCAACATATGCAGACAGCGGGATTatgttgtaaaattttaaataataccgactcatatatatattttttttatcaaatagtttattatgtttccaggaatgttggttattcatgtttttgagatgttacagacattacaggagaaattagcataaataattctgattcaaagtaatggccaacatcatccaatcactgccaaccatgttcaaataaaattctacatgataaattctgaatctatgtactgattaccattgtcctactggctgccaaacatgttgagtggtccaaacatcatctgcagcttgaaactgaacttttggtcagattttaggagtgaatgcacttagctgcatagagagctaaaggatgctcccttgctcccttgatccctatttagtgaatgacttgacctccagtgtgctgtcagtcttcactggtctcagaacagtttgaaatgcaccttattttcatcctaactccatataaagcctctgaaagccacatttttcagcttttcgATGAACCCATtgtttctcaatgtgataatgcacagtaaatataggatttctaaagaaaaaataaactaaagcaCACATTAGTGTgtattgtgtttagcagcgtggcgttttgcaataaatcgctcaaatttaaaaaatgccataTCAGATGAGCCTAGAGACTATACTCTTCTGACTCAAACTGGTTTCAATTGTAAAACTTAAGTAGGTTCCTtagcagatgtagttttgttgccgtttctcccaaagacaaactctgctgtgatcggcaccatgttgttttgtcacatgaccctTTTCTGACagcacagtttaaatgaatttaaattatgcgttacgTAGTGTATAATGAAGCCAAAATAAAActtccacacatgtggacgcggggtcgcacaaggttaaggatgtttagatgttttactggaaaacaagacagaaatacttattaacaaaattattttttgccatGTTTAATATAGCTTGGATGAGCTACTTTAGTGGTTAAAGAACTGTGCTTGTAACCAAGCAATTGTAGGTTCAAACTAGAACTATCACCATTATTCCTATAATAAATGGTGCATCATTCAGGATTtaattgagaatgccttttacAGACAGTCCTATTAAATTAATGAATTTTATTAAGAAATTAATTGAGCTAGCAAACAGGATTCAAAATGTAATtcgaatttgaatttaaggaaaataaaataaacattttgtagtAATACATAAACATGTTATCGACACACAGCATATATTTCTAGAAATTGTAAAcacataatattaataatcattGGTTGTTGATTATCATTATTTCATAAATTGAAAGTGGGCCAATACATTTTCCTTACCCTGCTGTAAAATAGGAATAATAAGTGTACTATAACTCACTTTAAATAAAACTGTCTGCCATATGCTTACTTAAAAGTTCAGTGACTTTGTTCAGAAAagcatactgcatactgtgcagtatatactgtatattacctactatttaaaaaaaaatagtatatgaaACAGTACGctttatgcaaaaataaatatgtcAAACTGCAGAATGTGACATTGTTGACCTCATTACGTTAAATGTTTAAGTCAGCGAGTGGTTGACCTACCCAggtgacctactacatttgctaTAATGTGCACTATACAACAAAGCACACTGTGTAGAATACTGTATCCCAAAATGCAATTTGCTCGAGTTGACCTTCAATTTTCAGTATGAATgaaccagaaaaaaatataaattaaaatctcTTTCTTGACTTATTATTTGATCGGATTTCCAAAAGTCTAGACATTGTTACAAAAAAATTggatttaaaaatgcaaaataaccattttttATTGCTTAGATGGTAACTGGACATCACTTACATGCAACATACTAATGTTACTCGCATACTATTGTTTGAAAAGGTTATCTTGGTATTGTGCCTACTGTTTCACCTACCATTTTTACCAAATAATGGGCCATATATTCACCCAATATTTAAGACAGTATtccattgttgttgttgtgatgctCAGATGTGGGGAACAGAATTACGGAGCTGAATAAAGTTGTGGGTCGACTGCACACTGAAATGAAAGACTTCCACCAGAAGCTGCAATGGAGACGCAAGAGTGAGCCGGACCAGGCCAACATCCTTGGCAAATACATCATGGGAGCAAAGAACAACTTCCGTGACTTTGATAAAAATAAGGCCATGGGGTGTCAAAGTACCGGTCTGCAAATCAGTATGCACCCTACAGAggaggatgaggggagggaaagggaaATCAAAGCGGGAGGGATGGTCTCAGAGGAGAGGGAGGAGACAGAGTCCCAAGGCCCTGTGGAGCCCATCCCAGGAGGAGAAACTGCTTTTGAGACTGCTAGCTCTCCCGCTGTATGGAAGACAAACACTACAGACTAGTGTCGCAGTGTAGAGGCTTTCTCTGAACATTTCCAGAATGAATTTTCTAGATACATTCAAAGCACTTTAAATTATTGATAAAGAATTAAAATGATTTGCCTTGAAAAAACATAGTCAGGCCTAATATGTAATTTGCATCATAAATGGCAGCTAAACTACAATGTCTTATGAAAGATAGATAATTTAATTAGATTTAGATGATGTCAGATATGTGAAATAGATAAATAGGTATGGATGTTTTTACAATACATATGAAGGATATTAGTGtcttaaatggaaattaaatgtaaaaatttaattcaaaACAACTTTAATGCTTTTGTTATTATTGCAATCTTACTcgttttgaaaaatgttatgtCCACTTTTTTATgggggtgaatctcatgaaaccagtcaagaacacgttccagtcatatttcaccccaaaataaaaaataaataaaaattaaatcttTTTGCTAAAGAAAATGAAGACTATTTGTCGGAACAATAATTTCTCATTACAGCAATGTGAAAAGCCCCCAGTATTATTTAAGTATAAAATGTTTATACATAATTGTAGAATTTATTGCCTTTAtgcatattaaataaaaaaataataatttgttttactgtcatactgtaaaaaaatactgtattacagtaatggaaATCATTATTGAGAATAAtcagaattacaaagaaaaatgctaaattaatACAACACATTCCTAAAATAAACTTCTTTTTTACgtaaaatataattcattttttatttttgtgagatTTAACTATATATGCCATCAcaaagtaaacaaaataaaaacaagtaaaataataaCGCACTCTCCTTTTGATGTCTCTTAAATGCCATATTCATcatgtaatatacagtaattatataTGAAAATGAATCAGGGAGATAGAGGCAATTTTTCAGGATGAATGAGGGATTAAAATATTCCCTAACGTCTAACGTATTCCCTAAACAATTTATAAAAATCCAGTTGAATCAAATATTCTGTACATagagcaaaaacacacacaaaatgtataaattatgATGAGACATTGTGATGTATGCTTAAAGAATGAGGGTATCACATAAAGTGCCATATTATTTAAACacaaatattatgtaaaaaatatattatgtaaaTGCAGTAAGATTGGCGTCCCCTGACGGTGATTCTACACTTGACACAGTGTGGTGCACTCCCTGTATCTGGGGATTACTCAGCTTTTCGTGTTGTTTTAATTAACCGTGAGTTGTGGCGTGTGTTCCCGGGGCACCTGGTGTAATCGTGGGCAcatcacagcttgctgtgcaCCTGCTGTTTGCATCATTCCACACAGAAGCCTGGGGAGTCTTCACACTCCTTCATTAGAAGCAGACAGAGTTGCCCCACCAGAGTACCATACCTCCAAGAGAGGGAAAAATGAGTTTGTCTTGAGACACTGCCTGAACTCTCTGAAGAAATTGTATTTCAGAAACAAGAGGCCAAGAACAGTACTGGgaattaccttaaaaaaaaaatattactttattGAGAAGAacttttttactattatttatttatttatttttattattattattattatttgaacacTGAAATCTTAACAAAATATgaaactcttttaaaaaagtaatcataGAAAAAGATAATTCACTCAACATTTTtaactctgtcatcttttactcacccatgTGTCGTTCCAACCCCGTATGCTAAATATGGAGCACACAAGAAGTAATCTTAAAAAGCTTCAAGTGAATAATCCCCTAGTTTTAGTCTGTTCCACACTCAAAGTTATGACCCAGAATTTAGTGCATAAGTCATACAGACTACTTTTACtacattttatggtgtttttggagctttacaaaaatgttcatctttgggtgaactatccctttaaatatcctGATAGTCCTGTTTTCACAaagatataacaaaacaaaaaaaacgtggattaaaaaacaaaatcccctgttaaaaaaaaatgtggtggAGTATCACTTAAAAACATTATACATGGCTTTAagattcctcctcctcttcttggGTTTGGCTGGAACTGGAAGTAGATGTTAGTGAAGTTTGTTGGCAGGGTGCTGTCCTCCGTTTAAACAGTCTGATAATAAATGACAGAGTTCCAACTGCTGCTGAAACTGTTGCAAAGAGCTACAAGAAAAGAGAGGATCAGTGTAAACATTTCAATGTGATAATTCACCCCTCACCATTAGCTCATCTAGATGATTCTTAAAATATTACCATCATTATGATTTTAACCAAGTAACCACAGGAGCTCCCTCATGGGTTTATCATGCACATAAAAACtatcaaataaattaaataaccaTAGACTTTGTTTGTGCTGTTTTCTCAAAGACAAGAGGCAAGTACACAGACCTTTACTGCGATATCCTTATCTATCTGGAAGGATTGTAGGTGTGCTTTGAACAGTGCCAATGTACAGGGTAAGTATGCTTCAGTGCTATTGGTTTCTCTACACCTAgagcacagaaaaacaaaagacagaCGCAACAGCGTATGTTGAAAAAGACATTCAATTAATCAATAGAAATTAAGGGTCACCATGCTAATATTCAGTACAACAACATGATTGCGAGCTTTATTAACAAGAAGTTCATATCAAGTAACTtatattttagacacaatatggtcagttattttgtctatttgtgTTCTACTtataaaaacaatagttttaaaTGTCTTGCCTGTGGAAAAGGGTGATGAGGAGCTGCTGTTTGTCTGTTAAGTATAGATGCAGTAaattaagctcagaaagaagacTAAAGGGAAGAGACTCTCCCTGTTGAACAAGCAGGCCAAGATTATACCAGCCCTGAGGAGACAAGAAAATATCATCATCAGTACCACTGCATACACACAGcatgagcacacaaacacacacacacacacaacctgaaATGAAACTaaattgaacacacacacacaaaacaaagcaaaacaatgcAACATAAAAACAAAGCCAATACATATAAAAGCAAAGCTAAACAaaactaaagaaaaaataaaaggacaaaggaaaattaaaagaaaacagaaaGGCAAAAAAGAAAggaacaagaaaagaaaaagcaaaggAACAAGAACAGAAAAAACCTGAAAAAgtataggaaaggaaaagaataaaaagcaaagaaaattaaaggaaaatagaaatgaaatgaaagaaaggaaaggaaaggaaaggaaaggaaaagaaaagaatagaAAGGAAAGGAATGCAAAGCAaagaaaatgaaaggaaaataaaaaaaggaaattaaattaaatgaaagaaataaagaaaggaaATGAAAGCAACAGAAAGGAAATTAaaggagaggaaaggaaaggaaatgagaggagaggagaagacaGGAGATAAAAGcaatggaaaggaaaggaaaggaaaggaaaggagaagagaggagagcaaAGCAATgaaatggaaaggaaaggaaaggaaaggaaatgaaatgagaggagaagagaggagatcAAAGcaatggaaaggaaaggaaaggaaaggaaaggaaaggaaaggaaaggaaaggaaaggaatgaGAGAAGAGGAGATCAAAGCAATGGAaaggagaggaaaggaaaggaaaggaaaggaaaggaaaggaaaggaaaggaaaggaaaggaaaggaaaggaaaggagaagagaggagagcaaAGCAATgaaatggaaaggaaaggaaaggaaaggaaaggaaaggaaaggaaaggaaaggaaaggaaatgagaggagaagagaggagagcaaAGCAATgaaatggaaaggaaaggaaaggaaaggaaaggaaatgagaggagaagagaggagagcaaAGCAATgaaatggaaaggaaaggaaaggaaaggaaaggaaaggaaaggaaaggaaaggagaagagaggagagcaaAGCAATgaaatggaaaggaaaggaaaggaaaggaaatgaaatgagaggagaagagaggagatcAAAGcaatggaaaggaaaggaaaggaaaggaaaggaaaggaaaggaaaggaaaggaatgaGAGAAGAGGAGATCAAAGCAATGGAaaggagaggaaaggaaaggaaaggaaaggaaaggaaaggaaaggagagagagaggaaaggaaaggaaaggaaaggaaaggaaaggaaatgagaggagaagagaggagagcaaAGCAATgaaatggaaaggaaaggaaaggaaaggaaaggaaaggaaaggaaaggaaaggaaaggaaagcaaTGAAATGGAAAGGAGAGGaatgagaggagaagagaggatattaatggaaaggaaaggaaaggaaaggaatgaGAGAAGAGGAGATCAAAGCAATGGAaaggagaggaaaggaaaggaaggaaaggaaaggaaaggaaaggaaaggaaatgaaatgagaggagaagaga is a window encoding:
- the LOC127422662 gene encoding short transient receptor potential channel 2-like, whose translation is MENLTSDNWREIVNKKLHFPPELIPAIQEGNTAMVDSLLSLGDGIIRQLEESEDRLWREALNLSIRLGSEEIMTSLLLGVKFDFRQIHEALLVAVDTNQPRVVKHLLDRLDQEKGNKMDVRSFGMAIFDHSIDDSQFAPGVTPLTLACQKDLYEIVTMLTQKGHDISLPHSISCTCLECRNARQYDLLKFSLSRINTYKGVASRAYLSVTSEDAMLSAFHLSRELRKLSKKEPEFKPEYLALEELCQEFAVELLGMCRNQIEVTTILNSAEGDSEDEELDKQAFEEGIPNLARLRLAVNYNQKQFVTHPICQQVLSSIWCGSISGWRGSRTAWKLLVSLGIFITMPFLCLVYWIAPKSKLGKMLKVPVIKFLLHSASYMWFLIALLAESIFMEIYRTDFASRKQNILHNSLHMIWVAGFFWFECKEVWIEGLKSYFLDMWNILDMMVLSMYLASFALRIVIMLKGYFLCQDSSTQNQCDYFTNSVRENWKQEDPQLIAETLFAVTSMLSFTRLAYILPAHESLGTLQISMGRMIDDMMRFMFILMIIGTAFLCGINNIYVPYIVSPHLGRLNETFNFLFWTMFGMANQEYVDMPDYVLAEFVGRIFYGIFTLLIVIVLLNMLIAMISNSFQKIEDDADVEWKFARSKLYLSYFREGLTMPAPFNIIPSPKAVFYIFRGICQKFCCCCNKKTPEYPPITSVSSNTLNSSGGQGEGRVSYSLQVTKALVHRYIEAARREFEESKRKDVGNRITELNKVVGRLHTEMKDFHQKLQWRRKSEPDQANILGKYIMGAKNNFRDFDKNKAMGCQSTGLQISMHPTEEDEGREREIKAGGMVSEEREETESQGPVEPIPGGETAFETASSPAVWKTNTTD